TAAAGACTTGGGCAATCGCTGAATAAACCGAGGAAAGTGCAGATCAACCACTAAATCCAGTTCCCATTCAACTCGTGTCACTTCACCCAGATTGCTGGAAGTATCGTTAACCAAATTTTCTTTTAACTGTAGCGCTGCTTGGTAGTCTACATCGTAACCAGGCGGATGATAATCAGGAATTGGGATTGTGCGAATGTAGTATACCCCTTGCTCTGGTGGTAACAATTCTAAACCTATTTTCGGCTCTACTTCATAACCAAAAGAGCCAAAACGACCAATTGTCAGAGCATAACCATTTTCACCCAAAGGTTGCACCTTCATCGGTTCAGCACAGCGAGAAAACCATGAAGCGTGACCATTGAGATACTGAGCAACTGTATCAACTGAGGCATACATTTCCATAAAGTCGCTATAATGACCATAAAACTTGGTCGGTGACTCTACAGTTGCTTGTTGGGGTGTTTCCTCAGCTTCTGCTAGACTCGATGCTGCGGGTAAAACATCGTCTGTTATTTCCAAAGAATGATATTCGCCATTTGTTGAAAGCATCAATGGATTCCCCTATAATTAGGCGTTTGTCTATATTAATAATTCCCAGCTTGCTTGGGTCTTTTGCTGTAACATTCCATTTTGACCGAAACCTCAATAATCTGTCATAAACTTTATAAGGATGGCTAGCTGAAAACCCCGGAGGAACAGGCACGTAGTGCCGTATTCCGTGCTTCAGACCGGGGATGAAAGCCGCCGACGCAGGGTTTACCCTGCGGTGATGATTGGTTTTGGAAGTTTAGAAATATACTTCCTGACCAAATCAGACATAGAAACCCCTTGTTTTTCTGCTTCTTGTTTTAACTGCTCAAATTCATATTCGGATACCCGTATATCTAGTTTTTTAGTTCTTGACATACCCCGCCATTTGTCAGTACAATAACCAGTATAGAGTACAGGCTGAAAAACCGCGCTTCTCGTGACTATACAAATCTGGGGTGTCTCCACACGACTGGCTAGGAAGTAGTAATGCTCGGAGGGTAGGGAAAGTCCTCCTTAAAAACCCAGTCGCTACCTAACACGTTGCGCGTGAACCTAGAACAAAAAACAACTTAAAAGACAGCGTACCCTGGGGCACAGGGGAACGTGGGGAAAAGAGAGGAACGGAGTTCTAAGACACTCTCGACAAAGTACCTGAAAGCTTGGGGACAGATGCCCTCTAGGTCTTTCGTAAACTGGCTCAACACTTGGTCAACTACACGACGGGTGTTTGGTTTAGATACTGCCCGTGTACCATTCGGCGAATGGGAATAGGGATACGAAGGTTTACGGCTGCTGGATGAACCAAGAATCCCCTCGCCTTTAGGCAGGGGAGTGTCAAAAAATCACTAAAATAAAGAACTGAACAATCACATATTAGTTTCCCAGGATGGCGTTTGTCATGAAAGCATTTGTCGCAGGAGCAACAGGTGAAACAGGTCGCCGGATTGTGCAAGAATTGATAGCGCGGAACATCCCCGTTCGTGCTTTGGTGCGGGATACAGAAACAGCTAGAGCTATTTTGCCTCCTGAAACTGAACTAGTGGTAGGCGATGTGTTGAACTCACAAAGCCTGACTGCTGCTTTGGGAGACAGCACAGTATTGCTGTGCGCTACTGGGGCGAAACCCAGCTTCGACCCGACCGGGCCTTATAAAGTAGATTTTGAAGGTACTAAAAATTTAGTGGATGTAGCCAAGGCAAAGGGAATCGAGCATTTTATTATTGTTTCTTCCTTATGTACTTCCCAATTGTTCCATCCTTTAAACTTGTTCTGGCTAATTTTGGTTTGGAAAAAGCAAGCCGAGGAGTACATCCAGAAAAGCGGTCTTACCTATACGATTGTGCGACCTGGCGGTTTAAAGAATGAAGATAATACTGATGCTATAGTCATGCAGGGTGCTGATACATTATTCGATGGTAGTATTCCTCGGCAAAAAGTCGCTCAGGTTTGTGTTGAGTCTTTGTTTGAGCCAGCCGCACGTAATAAAATTGTCGAGATTGTTGCTAAACCTGAAGCTACATCAAAAAGCTTTGGCGAGTTATTTGCTAACGTCGCCTGATTAACTAGTTAGGAGTTAGGAGTGAGGAATTAGGGATTTCCTACAAATAAATTATCCTCAATTGTGGCGTGGGCATCCTGCCCGCCCTTCAGACAAAGGACGGGTGGGGAACACCCATCCCACAAGAAAATTTGGAATATTTTTTAGAATAGAAGTCCTTAAAACTATTAACTCCTAACTAAACCGAAGTGATTTGTGAACTTTGCCGAAATCTGTGTATCAATGATTGTTGTTGACTAAGAGAGCGAATTTGAAGGAGTCAGACTCTGAAAGGCTTTGAACTCAAGGGCGTTGAAAAATTGATTGGCCCAATAGCCGCACTTCTCGGCTTGATATGTTTGTTGCAATGGTATATATATGGAGACTTGCGATCGCCTGATGATCCCGTTTTTAGAGTTAAACAACCACCCTTAGTCATGAAAGGGGGTGATCCTTACATCCGTGCTTTGATGCGAACTATCTCAGCCAGCGAGGCAAATGGCAACCGTCCCTATTCCCTATTGTACGGTGGTCAGCAGGTCAACGACCTCAGCCGCCATCCTGAGATGTGCATCACAATTGTCACAGGCCCCAACACAGGAAATTGTTCTACAGCTGCTGGTAGATATCAAATCATCAATACTACTTGGTATCAAATAGCCCGCCGCTATCACCCAAACCCAAAACGGTTAATGTTTTGGGTTTCTTATAGTTTTGAACCAGAATATCAAGATTTGGTGGTTTATCGGTGGTTGAATGATTCGCAAGTTTGGAAAACTGATATTTCTCAGCTGCTACGTCAGGGTAAGTTAAATGATGTTTTGCGGCGGCTGTCTCCCACATGGACAAGTCTGGGATATGGCATAGAAACTAATTCCATCAGTAGCTCTTTACCTAAGATTTATCAGACAATGTTGCAAGATGAATTAAACCCAAATAACCAACCACCATCATTAAATTTACCCCCAAGCTCAAGCACTCAAAACAAACCACTAGAAAATCAGTTAAAAGTTCAGTAATTGGTCATCAACTACTAATTAGTACCTCAAAAAATCTCTAATATTTTGCACAAAATCTTCGGTATTTTCAAAATGAATATTATGTCCAGCATTATTAATTATTTTTAAATGAGCAAACTTGCACAATTGAGCCATTTCTGTATTGATATTTATAAATTTATCATCATATTCACCAGCTAGTAATAGCAAAGGCTTAGTATTATCCTTAAGCATTTCCCACAAAGATGGTTGGCATCCAGTACCCATAAATTTGAGTGATTTAGCCAATTCAATTGGATGATTTTGTAATCGATTTTCTACCATTATCTCAAATTTTGGATAATTTTTTATGTAGCCAAAAATCGGCTGATTGTACCAATGAGATAGAAAAGTTGCAAAATCACTTTTAATCACACTTCTTGCTAATTTATTAGCTATTTGATGATCGCGTTTAACTCGTTCTAATCGTTCTGTTTCCGTTGTCAAACCTGGAGAAGCTGATTCTAGTACAACTTTAGAAAAACGTTGCGGAAAATGTAGAGTGAGGTATAAAGCTAATCTCCCGCCCATTGAATAACCAACTAAAAAGCATTCAGAAATATTTAAATTATCTAGTAAATAGATTAAGCCATAGGCAGTATTTGCCATTGTATAGTAATCGTCTTCACCTAAAACTTGAGTTTTCCCATGTCCGGGAAGGTCAAGAATTAGATACGAAAATTCATCACCTAGTAATTGTATGGCTTCATCAAATTCATCAATGTTACCCATGAAGCCATGTAAGAACAAAATCAATGGTTTTTCTATATCGCCAATTAAAGAATAGTGAAATTGATAATTTTCTAAAATCATATTTTATTAATATCAAAAATATGCGTAAAATCAGTTTGTATATTGCTTCTAGTATTGATGGATATATTGCCAGGCAGTCAGGTGAGGTAGATTGGCTATTCACCGATCAAGACTACGGTTACACAGAGTTTTTTGCCCAAATTGACACTGTAATTATGGGTAGCAAAACTTATTTACAAGTACTAAATTTTGGAGAATATCCATATCAAGAGAAGGAAGGATTTGTTTTTTCCAAAACTCTGCAAGGTGAAACCAATCACAACATCAAGTTTGTGGGAAGTGATTGGAAGGATTTCGTCGAAACACTGCGTCAATCAGACGGTGGTAATATTTGGTTAGTTGGAGGAGCAGCAATGATTTATTCTTTCATGAAGCACAAGTTTATTGATGAACTAATTCTCTCGATACACCCAATTATTTTAGGAAATGGTATTTCCTTGATAGTTAACGATGCGAATTTAGAGACAAAACTTGAATTGAAAGATATTAAAACCTATAACTCTGGATTGGTACAAGTGTCTTACGATTTGCAGAAAAGTTTGCAAACTTA
Above is a window of Nostoc sp. UHCC 0702 DNA encoding:
- the menH gene encoding 2-succinyl-6-hydroxy-2,4-cyclohexadiene-1-carboxylate synthase, which encodes MILENYQFHYSLIGDIEKPLILFLHGFMGNIDEFDEAIQLLGDEFSYLILDLPGHGKTQVLGEDDYYTMANTAYGLIYLLDNLNISECFLVGYSMGGRLALYLTLHFPQRFSKVVLESASPGLTTETERLERVKRDHQIANKLARSVIKSDFATFLSHWYNQPIFGYIKNYPKFEIMVENRLQNHPIELAKSLKFMGTGCQPSLWEMLKDNTKPLLLLAGEYDDKFININTEMAQLCKFAHLKIINNAGHNIHFENTEDFVQNIRDFLRY
- a CDS encoding DUF1997 domain-containing protein: MLSTNGEYHSLEITDDVLPAASSLAEAEETPQQATVESPTKFYGHYSDFMEMYASVDTVAQYLNGHASWFSRCAEPMKVQPLGENGYALTIGRFGSFGYEVEPKIGLELLPPEQGVYYIRTIPIPDYHPPGYDVDYQAALQLKENLVNDTSSNLGEVTRVEWELDLVVDLHFPRFIQRLPKSLIQSTGDRLLNQIVRQVSRRLTRKVQEDFYQSLGIPFPSSSKKKR
- a CDS encoding glycoside hydrolase family protein is translated as MGPIAALLGLICLLQWYIYGDLRSPDDPVFRVKQPPLVMKGGDPYIRALMRTISASEANGNRPYSLLYGGQQVNDLSRHPEMCITIVTGPNTGNCSTAAGRYQIINTTWYQIARRYHPNPKRLMFWVSYSFEPEYQDLVVYRWLNDSQVWKTDISQLLRQGKLNDVLRRLSPTWTSLGYGIETNSISSSLPKIYQTMLQDELNPNNQPPSLNLPPSSSTQNKPLENQLKVQ
- a CDS encoding dihydrofolate reductase; this encodes MRKISLYIASSIDGYIARQSGEVDWLFTDQDYGYTEFFAQIDTVIMGSKTYLQVLNFGEYPYQEKEGFVFSKTLQGETNHNIKFVGSDWKDFVETLRQSDGGNIWLVGGAAMIYSFMKHKFIDELILSIHPIILGNGISLIVNDANLETKLELKDIKTYNSGLVQVSYDLQKSLQT
- a CDS encoding SDR family oxidoreductase, whose translation is MKAFVAGATGETGRRIVQELIARNIPVRALVRDTETARAILPPETELVVGDVLNSQSLTAALGDSTVLLCATGAKPSFDPTGPYKVDFEGTKNLVDVAKAKGIEHFIIVSSLCTSQLFHPLNLFWLILVWKKQAEEYIQKSGLTYTIVRPGGLKNEDNTDAIVMQGADTLFDGSIPRQKVAQVCVESLFEPAARNKIVEIVAKPEATSKSFGELFANVA
- a CDS encoding ribbon-helix-helix protein, CopG family — its product is MSRTKKLDIRVSEYEFEQLKQEAEKQGVSMSDLVRKYISKLPKPIITAG